A stretch of Equus przewalskii isolate Varuska chromosome 11, EquPr2, whole genome shotgun sequence DNA encodes these proteins:
- the UNC93B1 gene encoding protein unc-93 homolog B1 isoform X2: MQLILHYDETYREVKYGNMGLPDIDSKMLIGINVTPIAALLYTPVLIRFFGTKWMMFLAVGIYALFVSTNYWERYYTLVPSAVALGMAIVPLWASMGNYITRMAQKYYEYSHYKERDEQGPQQRPPRGSHAPYLLVFQAIFYSFFHLSFACAQLPMIYFLNHYLYDLNHTLFNVHSCGTNSQGILSGFNKTVLRTLPRSRNLIVVESVLMAMAFLAMLLVLGLCGAAYRPTEEIDLRSVGWGNIFQLPFKHVRDFRLRHLVPFFIYSGFEVLFACTGLALGYGVCSVGLERLAYLLVAYSLGASASSVLGLLGLWLPRSVPLVAGAGLHLLLTLGLFFWAPKPRVLQHTWILYAAAALWGVGSALNKTGLSTLLGILYEDKERQDFIFTIYHWWQAVAIFTVYLGSSLPMKAKLSVLLVTLVAAAASYLWMEQKLRRGVVPRQPRIPRPQHKVRGYRYLEEENSDESDAENERGGGRGDGVEEEAPPAGPRPGPEPAGLSRRPCPYEQALGGDGPEEL, encoded by the exons GTTCTTTGGCACCAAGTGGATGATGTTCCTGGCTGTGGGCATCTACGCCCTCTTTGTCTCCACCAACTACTGGGAGCGCTACTACACGCTCGTGCCCTCCGCTGTGGCCCTGGGCATGGCCATCGTGCCTCTTTGGGCCTCCATGGGCAACTACATCACCAG GATGGCCCAGAAGTACTACGAGTACTCCCACTATAAGGAGCGGGATGAGCAGGGTCCTCAGCAGCGGCCGCCAAGGGGCTCTCATGCGCCCTATCTCCTGGTCTTCCAAGCCATCTTCTATAGCTTCTTCCAC CTGAGCTTTGCCTGCGCCCAGCTGCCCATGATCTACTTCCTGAACCACTACCTGTATGACCTGAACCACACGCTGTTCAACGTGCACAGCTGCG GTACCAACAGCCAGGGCATCCTCAGCGGCTTCAACAAGACGGTCCTGCGGACGCTACCGCGGAGCCGAAACCTCATTGTGGTGGAAAGCGTGCTCATGGCGATGGCCTTCCTGGCCATGCTGCTG GTGCTGGGCCTGTGTGGCGCCGCGTACCGGCCCACGGAGGAGATCGACCTGCGCAGCGTGGGCTGGGGCAACATCTTCCAGCTGCCCTTCAAGCACGTGCGCGACTTCCGCCTGCGCCACCTCGTGCCGTTCTTTATCTACAGCGGCTTCGAGGTGCTCTTTGCCTGCACTGGGCTCGCCCTT GGCTATGGCGTGTGCTCCGTGGGGCTGGAGCGCCTGGCGTACCTCCTCGTAGCCTACAGCCTGGGCGCCTCAGCCTCCTCTGTCCTGGGCCTGCTGGGGCTGTGGCTGCCGCGCTCGGTACCCCTGGTGGCGGGGGCCGGACTGCACCTGCTGCTCACTCTCGGCCTCTTCTTCTGGGCCCCCAAGCCTCGGGTCCTGCAACACACTTGGATTCTCTATGCAGCAGCTGCCCTGTGGGGTGTGGGCAGTGCCCTCAACAAGACCGGGCTCAGCA CACTCCTGGGAATCCTGTATGAGGACAAAGAGAGACAAGACTTCATCTTCACCATCTACCATTGGTGGCAGGCCGTGGCCATCTTCACTGTGTACCTGGGCTCCAGCCTGCCCATGAAG GCTAAGCTGTCGGTGCTGCTGGTGACGCTGGTGGCGGCCGCGGCCTCGTACCTGTGGATGGAGCAGAAGCTGCGGCGGGGCGTGGTCCCGCGCCAGCCCCGCATCCCGCGGCCCCAGCACAAGGTGCGCGGCTACCGCTACCTGGAGGAGGAGAACTCAGACGAGAGCGACGCGGAGAACGAGCGCGGCGGCGGCCGGGGGGACGGCGTGGAGGAGGAGGCGCCGCCCGCGGGGCCACGGCCCGGCCCCGAGCCGGCCGGCCTCAGCCGCCGGCCGTGCCCCTACGAACAGGCGCTGGGGGGCGACGGGCCGGAGGAGCTGTGA